In the Lascolabacillus massiliensis genome, one interval contains:
- the menA gene encoding 1,4-dihydroxy-2-naphthoate octaprenyltransferase, with product MATFKQWISAFRLRTLFLAVATVILGSGLSIYEDKFNISVFIFALLLAVSIQILANLANDLGDYLKGTDTTGKREGPTRALQGGAISVREMKYAVIIFIVICLFSGIVLVSLAYPYINGTNALILLVTGLLCILAALFYTMGKNAYGYKGWGDLFAFFFFGPVPVIGTYFLHTHDFTHIPVLPAVGIGIISTMILNINNMRDMDNDRSSGKHTVAVKLGLPKSKMYHTILTMASFFCFLSFNNIYEPSPWYRYIYLIFFLTLFKILIGIQRKKGSELDPYLKPTALSGFIIAVVFSICINL from the coding sequence ATGGCTACTTTTAAACAATGGATATCCGCTTTCAGACTTCGTACACTTTTTCTGGCAGTTGCAACTGTTATACTGGGAAGCGGATTATCTATTTACGAAGATAAGTTCAACATATCTGTTTTTATCTTTGCCCTATTATTAGCTGTTTCGATTCAGATACTTGCTAATCTTGCTAACGATTTGGGTGACTATCTTAAAGGAACTGATACAACAGGTAAAAGAGAGGGACCGACTCGTGCTCTGCAGGGTGGAGCAATCTCTGTGAGAGAGATGAAATATGCCGTAATCATCTTTATTGTAATTTGTCTTTTTTCTGGGATAGTGTTGGTTTCACTTGCCTACCCCTATATTAACGGAACTAATGCATTAATTCTCCTTGTAACAGGTCTGTTGTGTATACTTGCTGCACTTTTCTACACTATGGGGAAAAATGCATACGGTTACAAAGGTTGGGGCGATCTGTTTGCTTTTTTCTTTTTTGGCCCTGTACCTGTAATTGGCACATATTTTCTGCACACTCATGATTTTACCCACATACCTGTGCTGCCTGCAGTAGGTATTGGAATCATAAGCACTATGATACTTAATATCAACAATATGAGGGATATGGATAACGACAGGTCGTCAGGCAAACATACAGTTGCAGTAAAACTGGGATTACCTAAATCAAAAATGTATCACACCATTTTAACTATGGCATCTTTCTTCTGTTTCCTGAGTTTTAACAATATATATGAACCATCTCCATGGTATAGATATATTTATTTAATTTTCTTTCTTACACTTTTCAAAATTCTGATCGGGATACAGAGAAAAAAAGGGTCAGAACTTGACCCTTATTTAAAACCTACTGCTCTCTCCGGTTTTATAATTGCTGTAGTATTTTCGATTTGTATCAATCTTTAG
- a CDS encoding alpha-L-fucosidase, which yields MKHFISILMMIYLVYSGALAQENYIPTAENLKNREEFQDMKFGVFIHWGIYSMMADGEWIMNNKNLNYKEYALLAQGFYPSAFDAAKWVSDVKASGAKYICITSRHHDGFSMFGTKQSPYNIVDATPFKRDIIKELAEECHKQGIKLHFYYSILDWSRDDYFPIGRSGRGVGRINKGEWKTYHNFMLNQLTELLTNYGEIGAIWFDGMWDQPEDFDWKLREIYDHIHSIQPGCLIINNHHLAPIEGEDGQTFEKDLPGQNQSGYSSTATVGKLPLETCETMNHTWGYSITDKDYKSEKELIHYLVKAAGNNANLLMNVGPRPNGEFPDIAIERYLAIGRWLNEYGESIYGTRGGIIEPRDWGVTTQKGNKIYVHILNLEDDALYLPIQGKMIASVKQFIDGKPIKFTTSEKGILLNLNSKPDAIDYVLEIDMK from the coding sequence ATGAAACACTTTATTTCCATACTAATGATGATATACTTAGTATATTCAGGAGCATTAGCTCAAGAGAACTACATACCCACAGCAGAAAATTTAAAAAACAGAGAAGAATTTCAAGATATGAAATTTGGTGTATTTATTCACTGGGGTATCTATAGTATGATGGCAGATGGCGAATGGATAATGAATAATAAAAACCTTAACTACAAAGAGTATGCACTCTTAGCTCAAGGATTTTATCCATCAGCATTCGACGCCGCCAAATGGGTATCAGATGTAAAAGCATCCGGTGCTAAATATATATGCATCACCTCCCGACACCACGATGGCTTTTCAATGTTTGGCACCAAGCAGTCTCCATATAATATTGTAGATGCTACACCATTTAAACGAGATATAATAAAAGAGCTTGCTGAAGAGTGCCATAAACAGGGCATTAAGCTTCACTTTTACTACTCCATACTCGATTGGAGTAGAGATGATTACTTCCCAATAGGCAGATCAGGAAGAGGAGTGGGGCGCATTAATAAAGGTGAGTGGAAAACCTATCACAACTTTATGCTGAATCAATTAACTGAGTTGTTAACAAATTACGGTGAAATAGGAGCAATATGGTTTGATGGCATGTGGGATCAACCAGAAGATTTCGATTGGAAACTGAGAGAGATCTATGATCATATACATTCAATACAGCCAGGGTGTCTTATTATCAACAACCACCACCTGGCACCTATTGAAGGAGAGGATGGCCAGACATTTGAGAAAGATCTCCCAGGTCAGAATCAGTCGGGATATTCATCCACTGCAACTGTTGGCAAACTCCCTCTTGAAACATGTGAAACAATGAATCATACATGGGGATATAGCATAACAGATAAAGATTATAAGTCCGAGAAAGAGCTTATCCATTATTTGGTAAAAGCAGCAGGCAATAACGCCAACCTACTTATGAATGTGGGTCCACGCCCCAATGGTGAATTCCCTGACATCGCAATAGAAAGATATTTAGCAATAGGCCGATGGTTGAATGAGTATGGTGAATCTATCTATGGGACCCGTGGTGGAATTATTGAACCACGTGACTGGGGAGTTACAACGCAAAAAGGGAATAAGATTTATGTTCATATACTAAACCTGGAGGATGATGCACTATATCTGCCAATTCAGGGTAAAATGATAGCCTCAGTTAAACAGTTTATTGATGGCAAGCCAATAAAATTCACCACTTCAGAAAAGGGCATATTGCTTAATCTGAACAGTAAACCTGATGCAATTGACTATGTTCTGGAAATAGATATGAAATGA
- a CDS encoding helicase HerA-like domain-containing protein gives MFDNNKRAFIAINDKAEVCLIPKMANRHGLITGATGTGKTVTLQTLSETFSEMGVPVFAADMKGDLSGVAKIGGNKESVNKRVDGYNLKEKGFEYKAYPVRFWDVFGEQGHPVRTTVTSMGPLLLERLLGLNETQGAILTMAFKIADDNNLLILDLKDLQKMLQFIGDNRSEFTTKYGNISPASIGAIQRGLMRLESEGADKFFGEPDLEITDFIQTEQGKGVINILAADKLMKSPRVYTTFLLWLLDDLYETLPEVGDLEKPKLVFFFDEAHLLFNDMPNSLLEKVEQIVRLIRSKGVGVYFCTQNPADIPQSILGQLGNRVQHALRAYTPNDQKAVKVAANTFRANPGFNTEEVITQLNTGEALVSFLDEKGAPQVVERANILPPQGQIGPITLGERDQILKSSLIYGVYEQLIDRESAYEILSKKQDLLAEERRLAAEEKERIRIQKEQEKAAREAEKAQRAAARKRKEEQGILGDLLQQVGKSTTRQISYEIGKTITRGLLGGLFGKR, from the coding sequence ATGTTTGACAACAACAAACGCGCTTTCATAGCCATTAATGATAAAGCTGAAGTGTGTCTGATACCAAAAATGGCAAATCGACATGGATTAATTACTGGTGCAACAGGCACGGGAAAAACAGTCACTTTACAGACTTTGTCTGAGACATTTAGTGAGATGGGTGTACCTGTTTTTGCAGCTGATATGAAAGGCGATCTTTCAGGTGTAGCTAAAATTGGTGGTAATAAAGAGAGTGTTAATAAAAGAGTTGATGGTTATAATCTAAAAGAAAAAGGTTTTGAGTATAAGGCTTATCCTGTTCGTTTCTGGGATGTTTTTGGAGAACAGGGCCATCCGGTAAGAACTACTGTTACGTCGATGGGACCATTGTTGCTGGAACGACTATTGGGATTGAACGAAACACAGGGCGCTATACTTACAATGGCATTCAAAATTGCTGATGATAATAATCTTTTGATCCTGGATCTTAAGGATCTGCAAAAGATGCTGCAGTTCATTGGTGATAACAGAAGCGAATTTACTACTAAATATGGCAATATTTCACCTGCGAGTATTGGTGCTATTCAGCGTGGTTTAATGAGACTTGAGAGTGAGGGTGCTGATAAGTTTTTCGGGGAACCTGATCTTGAGATAACTGACTTTATACAAACTGAGCAAGGTAAAGGTGTTATTAATATTCTTGCTGCTGATAAGCTGATGAAATCACCTAGAGTATACACCACTTTTCTATTGTGGTTACTTGATGATTTATACGAAACACTTCCGGAAGTGGGTGATCTTGAGAAACCTAAACTTGTTTTCTTTTTTGATGAAGCTCACCTGCTGTTTAATGATATGCCTAATTCATTACTTGAGAAAGTGGAACAGATAGTGAGATTAATTCGTTCGAAAGGTGTAGGTGTTTATTTTTGTACTCAGAATCCCGCAGATATTCCACAATCAATTCTGGGTCAGCTAGGTAACAGGGTACAGCATGCATTAAGGGCTTATACTCCTAATGATCAGAAGGCTGTTAAGGTGGCTGCAAACACATTCAGGGCTAATCCAGGCTTTAACACAGAGGAGGTTATTACTCAACTTAATACTGGTGAGGCTTTGGTATCTTTTCTTGATGAGAAGGGTGCACCTCAAGTAGTTGAAAGGGCTAATATTCTGCCTCCGCAAGGACAAATAGGACCAATCACTCTGGGTGAGAGAGATCAGATATTAAAAAGTTCTCTTATTTATGGTGTTTATGAACAGTTGATAGATAGAGAATCTGCTTATGAAATACTTTCAAAGAAACAGGATCTTCTGGCTGAAGAGCGACGTTTAGCTGCTGAAGAAAAAGAGCGTATCCGTATTCAAAAGGAACAGGAGAAGGCTGCGAGAGAAGCCGAAAAGGCTCAGCGTGCAGCTGCTCGAAAAAGAAAGGAAGAACAGGGTATTTTGGGAGATCTTTTACAACAGGTAGGCAAAAGTACAACTCGTCAGATAAGTTACGAGATTGGTAAAACCATTACCCGTGGATTGCTTGGAGGACTGTTTGGTAAGAGATAA
- a CDS encoding YiiX/YebB-like N1pC/P60 family cysteine hydrolase: MILNFSRNYIIKDTLIISFFFLFLILGGCINPDKSFNYKNGDLLFSVGSGNSDFTSAIKESTSMKDEIPYSHVGIVSIEGDDIFIIEATTRGGVRKSTLKEFFAEAAEIDGKKLIAVGRLIPELQYSIPDAIENASAHLGKKYDYYYDEANDLFYCSELVRFSFKDSSGNYIIEPLKMSFKNKETGKPDPFWESHFKKLNVDIPEGMPGTNPADMAKLPVIDIVHTFFK; encoded by the coding sequence ATGATATTGAATTTTTCCAGAAACTATATAATAAAAGATACTTTAATAATCTCTTTTTTCTTTCTGTTTTTAATTTTGGGGGGATGCATTAATCCTGATAAATCATTTAATTATAAAAATGGGGATTTACTCTTTTCTGTTGGTTCCGGTAATTCAGATTTCACTTCTGCTATTAAGGAGAGTACTTCAATGAAAGATGAAATACCATACTCACATGTTGGAATAGTTTCTATAGAGGGTGATGATATCTTTATAATTGAAGCAACCACAAGGGGTGGAGTAAGAAAAAGTACTCTGAAGGAGTTCTTTGCTGAAGCAGCAGAGATTGATGGAAAGAAATTAATAGCTGTGGGCAGACTGATTCCTGAATTGCAATATTCTATACCTGATGCTATAGAAAATGCATCGGCTCATTTAGGAAAGAAGTATGATTACTATTATGATGAGGCTAATGATCTGTTTTACTGTAGTGAGCTAGTTAGATTCTCATTTAAGGATTCGTCGGGTAATTATATAATTGAGCCACTAAAAATGTCGTTTAAGAATAAGGAAACTGGAAAACCGGATCCATTCTGGGAGTCACATTTTAAAAAATTGAATGTTGATATACCTGAAGGAATGCCAGGTACAAATCCTGCGGATATGGCCAAACTTCCGGTGATAGATATAGTACACACATTTTTCAAATAA
- a CDS encoding DUF368 domain-containing protein produces the protein MIEQKNEEIIEMKSVDSTEVKHINPISDWFIRLLKGALVGIGFILPGLSGGVLAVIFGIYDPLIRFLANIRNKFVKNVMFFLPVAIGAAIGIVLFAIVVEKAFGIYAAQFVCLFVGFVAGTFPSLYKTAGKQGRKSSDLFILIISTIAIFALMMAGGQQLTEVTPNIMVWLGSGLLMGLGLIVPGMSPSNFLIYFGLYDKMATGIKDFDFMVIIPLIIGFVICILLFAKIAAWLFKKYYSGMYHFILGMVVGSSLAIFPTVVFPAFTTEQLTITGLSFGSSLLFCLILFILGTLLSYQFSKVEEKYPREEIF, from the coding sequence ATGATTGAGCAAAAGAACGAAGAGATAATTGAGATGAAATCAGTAGATAGTACTGAAGTAAAACATATTAATCCTATCTCTGACTGGTTTATTCGGCTTTTAAAAGGTGCTTTAGTGGGCATTGGTTTTATATTACCGGGGCTCTCAGGGGGTGTATTAGCGGTTATCTTTGGTATATATGATCCGCTTATTAGGTTCTTGGCCAATATTAGAAATAAATTTGTGAAAAATGTTATGTTTTTTCTACCTGTTGCTATTGGTGCTGCAATAGGAATAGTACTTTTTGCAATTGTAGTAGAAAAAGCATTCGGTATTTATGCAGCACAATTCGTTTGCCTTTTTGTTGGATTTGTTGCAGGTACATTCCCTTCACTATATAAAACTGCAGGTAAACAGGGCAGAAAATCTTCGGATCTGTTTATATTGATTATCTCTACTATTGCCATATTCGCCCTTATGATGGCAGGTGGACAGCAATTGACAGAGGTGACTCCCAATATTATGGTATGGCTTGGTTCTGGTCTGTTGATGGGACTTGGTTTGATTGTTCCAGGTATGAGTCCTTCCAATTTTCTAATCTATTTTGGATTATATGATAAGATGGCAACTGGAATAAAAGATTTTGATTTTATGGTAATCATCCCATTAATTATAGGGTTTGTGATTTGCATATTGTTATTCGCTAAAATAGCTGCATGGCTTTTCAAAAAGTATTACTCAGGAATGTATCATTTTATTCTTGGTATGGTGGTGGGTTCATCTCTCGCAATATTCCCAACTGTTGTGTTTCCGGCTTTTACTACCGAGCAATTGACTATAACTGGATTAAGCTTTGGTAGTTCTTTACTCTTTTGCCTGATACTTTTCATTTTAGGAACACTGCTTTCATATCAGTTTAGTAAAGTTGAGGAGAAGTATCCAAGAGAGGAAATCTTTTAA